The following proteins are co-located in the Branchiostoma lanceolatum isolate klBraLanc5 chromosome 16, klBraLanc5.hap2, whole genome shotgun sequence genome:
- the LOC136421737 gene encoding uncharacterized protein, whose amino-acid sequence MMTNRRDRLFKSRVRVAGDVLDREEYDYLKSSGQVYMSDEVSDEDDKSSVWVQPPAWRANKLTDITRRRQAVLDQNRRDRRLPFSNKEIKQDEEFTDRCPPSSGLHSHTS is encoded by the exons ATGATGACAAATAGGAGAGACAGG CTGTTCAAGTCCCGAGTTCGGGTGGCAGGGGACGTCTTGGACAGAGAAGAATACGACTACCTGAAGTCATCAGGACAGGTTTACATGTCCGATGAAGTCAGCGATGAGGACGACAAGTCATCGGTGTGGGTCCAGCCACCCGCCTGGCGGGCGAACAAGTTAACGGACATAACGCGAAGGCGCCAGGCGGTCCTAGACCAGAATAGGAGAGACAGGCGCCTGCCCTTCTCCAACAAAGAGATAAAACAAGATGAGGAGTTTACAGACAGATGTCCACCATCCAGCGGGCTGCACAGCCACACCTCATGA